TATCTTGAATATCTTTCTTTAACTCATTCTGAGCAAACGACTCAGATTGAACAAATAAAAGAGATATCAGACAAATGCTGATAAATGTATTAACTATTTTTTTCATTCAGCCAGTATTAGTGGTTTTAGTTTAAAACAATATAACGCCGTGTTTAATAAAATGCAAGCGGGTTTGTAGATTCGTAAAGACGGGTCGGCGACCCGTCTCTACGAATGGCAAATTGCGGCGATACGAAATAATTTCGTCTGAACGTTTGACGGACGACTTACTACTTCTTTTTCTCCGGCTTGGCTTCTTTCGGCTTATCGAAAAGCGTCGGCTGGATTTTCTTGTCTTCCGTATCTGAAACCGCTTTGCTCTCGACTTCATTCAGGTTTGTTTCTTCGCTTTCTTCCGAAGGGACTGCCGCAATAGCCGCAATCGAATCTTTTTCGTCTAAACGAATTAAGCGGACACCCTGGGCATTCCTGCCTATCACGCGTATCGTAGTTGCCGGCTGACGTATTATCATTCCTTGCGTTGTTACTACAACAATATCGTCGCTGTCGTTCACTTCTCTGATTGCAACTAATTTTCCTGTCTTATCGGTAACGCGCACGGTAATAACTCCCTTGCCGCCACGATGACTGATGCGGTATTCATCAAGGTCGCTCCGTTTGCCGTATCCTTTTTCGGTTGCAACTAAAATTGTAGTCTTGGTTCGTTTTACAGCCACTGCGCCAATTACTTTATCGCCTTTGCCAAGTCGAACAGCCCGCACTCCTGCGGCAGTGCGTCCCATTTGCCGCGCTTCCGATTCAACGAAGCGAATTGCTAAACCATTATATGTTCCGATTACAATATCCTGAGATCCGTTTGTGAGTTTAACATCGGTAACAACGTCCCCCTTCTTAAGTGTGATTGCTGCGATTCCGCTCTTACGCGGATTGCTGAATTCGGCAAGCGATGTTTTTTTAATCTGACCTTTTTCGGTTACCATAACAGCAAATGTTTTCTCATCAAAGTTCTCTACATTCAGGAATGCTTCAATGTTTTCATCCGTTTGCTTCTGAATCAGATTAGCAATCGATTTACCTCGTGCCTGTCGGTTAGCTTCAGGAATTTCAAAAACTTTAAGCCAGTAGCAGCGCCCTTTATCCGTAAAGAATAAAATATAATTATGTGTAGAAGCTATGAACATGTGTTCGAGGAAATCGTCCTCGCGCGTTGCAGCGCCCGAAACGCCTCTGCCTCCGCGCGATTGCCTGCGATACCCCGACACCGGGAAGCGTTTAATAAAGCCGTTGTGGCTGATTGTAATTACAACATCTTCTTCGGCAATCATATCCTCGATTCTGAACTCTTCGAAATCGTATATAATTTCTGTGCGCCGTTCATCGCCGTATTTATTCTTCAGCTCGCGCAGTTCTTCTTTGATGATTTGCAGTTGAAGCTTTTTGTTAGCAAGAATCGATTTTAGTTTTTCGATGAGCTTAATTAAATCGCGGTATTCTTCTTCAATCTTTTTGCGTTCGAGTCCGGTAAGCCGCTGCAAACGCATA
The nucleotide sequence above comes from Bacteroidota bacterium. Encoded proteins:
- the gyrA gene encoding DNA gyrase subunit A; the protein is MANEKIIPVDIEDEMKGSYIDYAMSVIVSRALPDVRDGLKPVHRRVLYGMQDLGLAAGKPYKKSARIVGEVLGKYHPHGDSAVYDTMVRMAQDFSMRYLLVDGQGNFGSVDGDSPAAMRYTEARLTRYAEEMLKDLEKNTVNFAPNFDDTLKEPTVMPAMAPNLLVNGTSGIAVGMATNIPPHNLNEVVDACLAYIENSEITDDKLIKIVKAPDFPTGGIIYGYDGVRNAYKTGRGKIIIRAKANIETGKNDRQSIIVTEIPYQVNKSSLIEKIADLVSDKKIEDISDVRDESDRDGLRIVIELKRDANAEVVLNNLFKYTQMQTTFGVNMLALVDGRPKVLTLKQILEEFVKHRNEVVVRRSKFELDEAERRAHILEGYIIALDNIDEVIKLIKKSKDTESAKEGLMKRFKLTEIQAKAILDMRLQRLTGLERKKIEEEYRDLIKLIEKLKSILANKKLQLQIIKEELRELKNKYGDERRTEIIYDFEEFRIEDMIAEEDVVITISHNGFIKRFPVSGYRRQSRGGRGVSGAATREDDFLEHMFIASTHNYILFFTDKGRCYWLKVFEIPEANRQARGKSIANLIQKQTDENIEAFLNVENFDEKTFAVMVTEKGQIKKTSLAEFSNPRKSGIAAITLKKGDVVTDVKLTNGSQDIVIGTYNGLAIRFVESEARQMGRTAAGVRAVRLGKGDKVIGAVAVKRTKTTILVATEKGYGKRSDLDEYRISHRGGKGVITVRVTDKTGKLVAIREVNDSDDIVVVTTQGMIIRQPATTIRVIGRNAQGVRLIRLDEKDSIAAIAAVPSEESEETNLNEVESKAVSDTEDKKIQPTLFDKPKEAKPEKKK